One window of the Fusobacterium sp. DD2 genome contains the following:
- a CDS encoding IS110 family transposase — protein MLLLGVDIAKLNHVASFIDSSSGELIFSNFKFQNNILGFSSLFEKISKFSVSEIIIGLESTGHYGENFINFFFQKGFKIAVINPLQTSHLRKANIRDSKNDRLDSINIAKALLFGKHTYVSQKNLTNFSLKKLTRFRKSLIKQKTKTKIQLVSLLDIIFPELQYFFKSGVHSNAVYTLLKKYPSTEKIAALREKSLFSILNKASKGHYKEQHASQLKSLAKSSVGIKDTSISMHIPQLIQLIEMLDSQIKAIEKEIDSFIDEESPILTIPGINTVAAASILGEINDIENFDSSSKLLAFSGLDPKIRQSGNFNASSCRMSKKGSSYLRYALIFTAWNLVRNSATFNRYYLSKRAQGKSHYSALGHTAHKLVRVIYTLLKKNISYQEDFIS, from the coding sequence ATGCTATTGTTAGGTGTTGATATCGCTAAATTAAATCATGTTGCTTCTTTTATTGATTCCTCTTCTGGCGAACTTATTTTTTCAAATTTTAAATTTCAAAATAATATACTTGGTTTTTCAAGTTTATTTGAAAAAATTTCTAAATTCTCAGTTTCTGAAATTATTATTGGCTTAGAATCAACTGGCCATTATGGAGAAAATTTTATTAATTTTTTCTTCCAGAAAGGATTTAAAATTGCTGTTATCAATCCTTTACAAACTTCACATCTGCGCAAAGCAAATATCAGAGATTCTAAAAATGACAGATTAGATTCTATTAATATTGCTAAAGCTTTATTATTTGGAAAACATACATATGTTTCTCAAAAAAATCTTACTAATTTTTCGCTAAAAAAACTTACTCGTTTTAGAAAAAGTTTAATTAAACAAAAAACCAAAACTAAAATTCAACTTGTTTCATTACTTGATATTATTTTCCCTGAATTGCAGTATTTTTTTAAATCAGGAGTGCATTCAAATGCAGTTTATACTCTTTTAAAAAAGTATCCTTCTACAGAAAAAATAGCTGCTTTAAGAGAAAAATCTTTATTCTCTATTTTGAACAAAGCTTCAAAAGGTCATTACAAAGAACAACATGCTTCGCAATTAAAAAGTCTAGCTAAATCTTCTGTAGGTATTAAGGATACTTCTATCTCTATGCATATACCCCAATTAATACAATTAATTGAGATGTTAGATAGCCAAATTAAAGCTATTGAAAAAGAAATTGATTCTTTTATTGATGAAGAATCTCCTATTCTAACTATTCCTGGAATCAATACTGTCGCTGCTGCTTCTATTCTTGGAGAAATTAATGATATCGAGAATTTTGATTCCTCTTCAAAGTTACTCGCTTTTTCTGGATTAGATCCAAAGATAAGGCAATCTGGAAACTTCAATGCTTCATCATGCCGAATGTCTAAAAAAGGTTCTTCATATTTACGCTATGCTCTAATTTTTACTGCCTGGAATCTTGTTAGGAACAGCGCAACCTTTAATAGGTATTATTTGAGTAAACGAGCTCAAGGGAAATCACATTATAGCGCATTAGGGCATACAGCCCACAAATTAGTAAGAGTAATTTATACACTACTCAAGAAAAACATTTCATATCAAGAGGATTTTATTTCTTAA